In Rhizoctonia solani chromosome 7, complete sequence, one DNA window encodes the following:
- a CDS encoding translation initiation factor eIF-2B gamma subunit: MLADDQLENPAPRAREFQVVVLAGHGANLQPLTNNVSGNTAAKALLPVGNRPMISYILHWVEDCGISDVLVLDVVILPCDFMPPPGLSLTALLNAFREDVNEPIAAALLYERQIPADGKDKGPKLVVGADEMSNTLLYVDGDNDDDDDLEIHMGLTAEFPNTRFTTRYLDSHVYVLRRSVLGILREHPGLLSFREEVLPWLCKLGYRKSKRDRWNTALKPQDPVLKLAMLHATTHVERDLVTGMIITSPTSSEIPQPYDEEVTPEVPKSMGSKPLRTAYVLHRAKDGFSGRGNTIPGYMELNRQVLAQITSKSHSGRGGKPSAVGDSIIPNNATVGERASIKRSVIGEHCRIGKNVKIQGCVVMDHVEILDGAKLDNCIRRRSEFPRMQT, translated from the exons ATGCTAGCTGACGATCAACTCGAGAATCCAGCTCCACGCGCGCGTGAATTCCAGGTTGTGGTATTGGCTGGACATGGTGCCAA CCTCCAGCCCCTTACCAATAATGTCAGTGGAAATACGGCAGCCAAAGCCCTGTTGCCCGTCGGTAATCGTCCGATGATCTCGTACATACTCCATTGGGTGGAGGACTGCGGTATCTCTG ATGTTCTTGTG CTAGACGTGGTTATCCTGCCTTGCGATTTTATGCCGCCGCCCGGCCTGTCGTTGACTGCGCTTCTCAACGCATTTCGGGAGGATGTAAACGAGCCCATAGCGGCGGCCCTCTTGTACGAGAGGCAAATACCTGCGGATGGCAAGGATAAAG GTCCCAAGCTTGTGGTCGGGGCCGACGAGATGAGCAATACCTTATTATATGTTGATGGTGATaacgatgacgatgacgaccTAGAAATTCATATGGGTTTGACGGCAGA ATTTCCCAACACACGATTCACCACTCGATACTTGGATTCACACGTGTATGTCCTGCGTCGATCTGTCTTGGGGATATTACGGGAACATCCCGGCCTTTTGTCCTTCCGTGAGGAGGTGCTACCTTGGCTTTGCAAGCTCGGGTACCGAAAGAGCAAGCGCGATCGCTGGAACACGG CGCTTAAGCCCCAAGACCCAGTGTTAAAACTTGCCATGTTACATGCCACGACCCATGTGGAACGAGACCTCGTGACAGGGATGATCATCACCTCACCAACCTCATCCGAAATCCCGCAGCCATATGATGAAGAGGTCACGCCAGAGGTCCCCAAATCAATGGGCAGTAAGCCCCTGCGCACTGCGTATGTCTTACATCGTGCCAAGGACGGATTTTCCGGTAGAGGAAACACTATACCAGGATACATGGAACTCAATCGTCAG GTCCTTGCCCAGATCACTTCCAAGTCTCACTCTGGGCGTGGCGGGAAGCCTTCGGCTGTCGGTGACTCAATCATTCCCAACAACGCCACAGTGGGCGAGAGAGCATCCATCAAGCGCTCGGTTATTGGTGAGCATTGTCGAATTGGGAAAAACGTCAAGATCCAGGGATGTGTGGTGATGGATCACGTTGAGATCTTGGATGG GGCAAAACTCGACAATTGCATC AGACGTCGTTCAGAGTTCCCGCGGATG CAAACCTGA
- a CDS encoding methyltransferase domain protein has product MPAPLEHNPPDRRDEDASTLLDTRKMRILAISTPTQVNSYFREVYGRAYPADRNIPAFVPLDNGEAARLEIQHHYMKLMIGSNYFGPVLEILQPHPTRRKRVLDVFTADGTWAQEMATEFPHVDFVSLDMIPLVPHAPRPNISFEVYDVYNGLAEPDASFDIVHARRTITQPDATNILSQFRDYNSFLREIHRVLKPGGLILFGQVEIEVYEYTSPDQSTPNDPGSTLFPGPHVIQAKRSLPVMTHGMYLLRKSLEAQSVRVDMWRELPELLTPGSSLWHLQPHEREMKFDDVQTYSPTVETACARPVKGFKDVTSRIHIYPTTGWHQSPRLRALGEIVQQTGEWSWRNFGLLFRQGNLMDEKQANELIEAGQKERTSREIWQVMRYHTIYAMKI; this is encoded by the exons ATGCCAGCACCACTCGAGCATAATCCTCCCGACAGACGGGACGAAGATGCCAGTACATTGCTGGATACCAGGAAGATGAGGATTTTAGCGATATCGACTCCGACTC AAGTCAATA GCTACTTTCGAGAGGTGTACGGTAGGGCATATCCTGCCGACAGAAACATACCAGCATTTGTACCCCTGGATAACGGAGAGGCAGCTCGGTTGGAGATTCAGCACCATTACATGAAACTCATGATTGGATCCAACTACTTCGGACCTGTTCTGGAAATACTACAACCACACCCTACACGCCGAAAGCGGGTTTTGGACGTGTTTACAGCCGATGGAACATG GGCACAAGAAATGGCCACGGAATTCCCTCACGTGGATTTCGTTAGCCTCGACATGATACCCCTTGTTCCGCACGCACCAAGACCCAACATCAGCTTTGAGGTATACGACGTCTACAACGGCCTGGCCGAACCAGACGCATCTTTCGACATAGTTCATGCTCGAAGAACCATCACACAG CCCGATGCCACCAACATACTATCTCAGTTTCGGGACTATAATTCATTCTTACGCGAAATACATAGGGTGTTAAAACCCGGGGGCTTGATATTGTTCGGACAGGTTGAGATAGAAGTGTATGAATATACCTCGCCGGATCAG TCCACGCCCAATGACCCGGGCAGTACGCTATTCCCCGGCCCCCATGTGATCCAGGCAAAACGTTCGCTTCCCGTCATGACCCACGGGATGTATTTGCTTCGTAAATCACTTGAAGCCCAGTCGGTTCGGGTAGATATGTGGCGCGAATTACCTGAGCTCCTTACCCCCGGATCTTCCCTGTGGCACTTGCAACCACACGAACGCGAAATGAAGTTTGATGACGTTCAAACCTATTCACCAACTGTGGAAACTGCTTGTGCTCGTCCAGTTAAGGGATTCAAAGACGTCACTTCTCGTATTCACATTTATCCTACTACGGGATGGCATCAATCACCTCGACTTCGAGCTTTGGGAGAAATCGTCCAGCAAACAGGGGAATGGAGCTGGAGAAACTTTGGTCTACTGTTTCGACAGGGTAATCTTATGGACGAAAAACAGGCCAACGAACTGATTGAGGCTGGGCAAAAAGAGAGGACGTCACGAGAGATCTGGCAGGTCATGCGATACCACACTATTTATGCTATGAAGATTTAG
- a CDS encoding DNA excision repair protein ERCC-1 has product MSDVPRDPKNRAPPSLASDTLTAKAAKSTIGNAILVHKRQKGNPILDHVKGIPWEYNNDIIVDYQVGSTTGVLYLSLKYHHLHPQYIFSRFEKLGKNYDNRILLILCDVSEHQSSIKELTKACLLNGITVMVAWSAEEVGQYLATYKLYEFKSHQIIKERVDNDYQSVLRAALTTVRGVNKTDVMTLKTNFGSFSNIAHAATEDMQLCPGFGPTKVRRLYEAFNRPFYSSGQKSVTLPLDSATDGNLSSDPIPISSQARDIEGSKGSDPPRFNISTRPDRSRIPSPEWDIMHISTQRPDINLELSLELNPSDDDTLSGNSNAQSTLEKQVIQDPINQSRPNFKKHRPDS; this is encoded by the exons ATGAGTGACGTACCGAGGGATCCTAAAAATCGAGCACCTCCATCCCTAGCATCTGATACTCTCACGGCAAAGGCCGCAAAAAGTACAATAGGAAATGCTATTCTTGTTCATAAAAGACAG AAAGGAAACCCGATTCTCGACCACGTCAAGGGTATCCCCTGGGAGTACAACAACGATATAATCGTGGACTATCAGGTTGGCTCTACCACAGGAGTATTATATCTAAG TTTGAAGTATCATCATTTGCACCCTCAGTATATCTTTAGTAGATTCGAAAAGCTCGGGAAGAACTACGACAATCGAATCCTTCTAATCTTGTGCGATGTG TCCGAACACCAGAGCTCGATTAAAGAGCTTACCAAG GCGTGTTTACTCAATGGAATTACTGTTATGGTTGCTTGGTC AGCGGAGGAGGTTGGACAATACCTCGCCACATACAAATTATACGAGTTTAAGTCTCATCAAATTATCAAGGAGAGAGTAGACAATGACTATCAATCGGTGTTACGTGCAGCACTCACAACTGTCCGAGGTGTAAACAAAACCGACGTAATGACCCTGAAGACGAACTTTGGG TCTTTCTCGAACATAGCACATGCAGCGACTGAAGACATGCAACTCTGCCCTGGATTCGGTCCCACTAAAGTCCGCCGATTGTATGAGGCGTTCAACAGGCCATTTTATTCAAGTGGTCAAAAGTCCGTTACTTTGCCTCTTGATAGCGCTACAGATGGGAATCTCTCAAGCGATCCTATCCCCATTTCATCACAAGCGCGAGATATCGAAGGATCGAAAGGGAGTGATCCTCCCCGGTTTAACATTTCGACGCGGCCGGATCGATCTCGGATACCGAGTCCCGAGTGGGACATAATGCATATCTCTACTCAGCGCCCAGATATAAACCTTGAGCTGTCTCTAGAGTTAAACCCGAGTGATGATGATACGCTGTCTGGCAACTCAAATGCGCAAAGTACTCTCGAAAAACAAGTTATTCAAGATCCTATCAACCAATCCCGGCCCAACTTTAAAAAACACAGGCCAGATTCCTGA
- a CDS encoding glycoside hydrolase family 61 protein, which translates to MIKSSFATSIFLASLGLVLAHGGVTSIAIGGKTYQGWQPFLGASNQATAGRPYSSYDPILNPVASTMHCNDDGTAGSNQQTLTIAVYLAACPDAGCTSVNTATAKWFKIYELGLISGTVYTGKWANGLLMANLKWDTAIPSNLKPGNYLIRWETLALHQSNTPQFYPECAQLQVTGSGTAFPTSEYLVSIPGAWKASDPGVTIDIYGEAAKTQTTYIIPGPRIYPGFTGVNNTTPVTSSAPNTTPTTTAAPITTTAAPPTTTTPSTGGAAQYAQCGGKGWTPASLRINVPY; encoded by the exons ATGATTAAGTCCTCTTTCGCAACTTCGATATTCTTAGCTAGCCTCGGGCTAGTTCTGGCTCACGGTGGTGTCACTAGTATTGCCATAGGTGGTAAAACATACCAAGG TTGGCAGCCCTTCCTTGGAGCATCCAACCAAGCGACAGCTGGCCGTCCTTACTCCAGTTATGACCCAATACTCAATCCTGTTGCATCTACAATGCACTGCAATGATGATGGGACTGCCGGTTCCAATCAGCAGACGCTAACCATTGCAG TCTATCTTGCCGCTTGTCCTGATGCAGGTTGCACAAGTGTGAATACTGCGACGGCCAAATGG TTCAAGATATACGAACTCGGCCTCATTAGTGGAACCGTATACACTGGAAAATGGGCCAACGGACTTCTTATGGCCAATCTGAAATGGGATACGGCCATCCCATCGAACTTGAAACCAGGAAATTACTTGATTCGCTGGGAGACGCTTGCACTTCACCAATCCAATACGCCTCAATTCTACCCCGAGTGTGCACAACTGCAGGTTACTGGCAGTGGCACCGCTTTCCCTACTAGCGAGTACTTGGTTTCCATTCCAGGCGCATGGAAAG CATCCGATCCTGGTGTGACAATTGAT ATTTACGGTGAAGCTGCCAAGACCCAAACAACATACATCATTCCCGGGCCTCGTATTTATCCAGGTTTCACTGGGGTTAACAACACCACGCCCGTTACTTCCTCTGCACCCAACACGACACCCACCACCACGGCTGCCCCGATTACTACCACAGCTGCACCCCCTACGACTACCACCCCATCGACCGGTGGAGCTGCTCAGTACGCCCAGTGTGGTGGCAAAGGCTGGACG CCTGCGTCTCTCCGTATAAATGTACCTTACTAA
- a CDS encoding glycoside hydrolase family 61 protein yields MSVQDMKLQPGTDVSPTPHRRVDAPETPVKTPSEVEKTAKAEPEIHVYPAIGDPTPVRPIDAGIDNDDLFPEGGRGWLVILGCFMLSAMTLGFGCVELMVAEYYRHNILVGTSDSVLGLLGSTQGAVGTLSSLFIGKLGDRYGYKGVLQGLATGLCFPFVLAYPSQWFKRRRGLATGIVAAGSSFGGGTATLILRAMLTHISFRNTLLIYAGIHCVFMSIAICLVKEGPAGAATRAIRGRAGWADKEVLKDPVFWSTALSMGLCIFGFFSPYFFMPTYAASRIPTLSAQYTVLPSSIMNFSSALGRSLVGLVADSIGPANAFICAITISALSQLLIWNFAYNYVTIMVFSVAFGATGGCFLSLMTPLAAQLFGTRNLAGLTGTFNFFMTPGNLAAAPIAGLILSASGGNWHAPISYSGGVQLAAISLMLYSRLRRQPALFAKF; encoded by the exons ATGTCGGTTCAGGATATGAAGCTACAACCAGGCACTGACGTCTCGCCTACCCCGCATCGACGTGTGGATGCGCCCGAAACACCAGTTAAAACTCCGTCCGAGGTGGAAAAGACAGCCAAGGCCGAGCCTGAGATTCATGTATATCCAGCGATTGGAGATCCCACTCCCGTTCGACCAATCGACGCCGGGATCGACAATGACGACCTGTTTCCAGAAGGCGGTCGCGGATGGCTTGTCATTCTTGGTTGCTTTATGCTGTCGGC CATGACATTGG GTTTTGGGTGTGTTGAACTCATGGTTGCG GAGTATTATCGCCATAACATACTTGTCGGGACTTCAGATTCGGTGTTGGGGCTATTGGGCTCCACCCAAGGCGCG GTCGGAACCCTATCATCTTTATTCATTGGAAAACTAGGAGATAGATA CGGATACAAG GGTGTCTTGCAAGGCTTAGCAACTGGGCTTTGCTTCCCTTTTGTTTTGGCATATCCTTCGCAATGGTTCAAGCGTCGACGTGGGCTCGCCACCGGCATCGTCGCCGCCGGTAGCTCGTTTG GAGGAGGAACTGCCACACTCATTCTAAGAGCAATGCTTACACATATATCATTCAGAAATACCCTACTTATCTACGCTGGAATTCACTGTGTCTTCATGTCCATTGCA ATATGTCTGGTCAAAGAAGGGCCAGCTGGTGCAGCGACGAGAGCCATTCGTGGCCGCGCAGGATGGGCGGATAAGGAAGTTTTGAAAGATCCAGTATTTTGGTCGACCGCTCTCTCTATGGGCCTGTGTATATTTGGCTTCTTCAGTCCGTATTTCTTTATGCCG ACATACGCCGCTTCCCGCATTCCAACACTCTCAGCCCAATATACCGTTTTACCTTCTTCCATAATGAATTTCTCATCAGCCCTAGGACGCTCGCTTGTAGGACTGGTTGCTGATTCAATCGGACCAGCCAATGCATTCATATGTGCCATTACAATCAGCGCACTTAGTCAATTATTGATTTGGAACTTCGCCTACAACTACGTTACGATCATGGTATTTTCTGTTGCTTTCG GTGCAACTGGAGGGTGCTTCCTTTCTCTCATGACCCCATTGGCTGCACAATTATTTGGCACACGCAACCTCGCCGGGCTAACTGGCACATTCAACTTTTTTATGACTCCCGGGAATCTCGCAGCTGCTCCCATCGCCGGCTTGATCTTGAGCGCTTCAGGAGGCAACTGGCACGCTCCAATATCGTACAGTGGAGGGGTGCAGCTCGCAGCTATTAGCCTTATGCTCTATT CACGATTGAGACGTCAACCTGCTTTATTCGCCAAATTTTGA
- a CDS encoding peptidyl-prolyl cis-trans isomerase, cyclophilin-type protein, producing the protein MSNPSRPIVFMDINIGETPAGRLKMELFNDIVPKTAENFRQLCTGEHRINSRPQGYKGATFHRWVCYAVRDFMVQGGDFLNGDGTGSFSIYGDKFPDENFQMKHTGPGLLSMANSGPNTNGCQFFITAAACDFLDGKHVVFGKVIDGILTLRKIENVATGPNNRPKLTVKITGLGFLTGLVASQLALVAAQNPKYTIAQDFSGSKFFDGWSFTNGNDAKNYGNVAYLAKDVAMAQQLVYLNAAGNAIIKVDNTTVGSPQDPAYGRASVKMNTTEPFTKGSLVVMDALHFPYGCSVWPAYWSQGSPENEWPRFGEIDIVENVNLAPVNQMSLHTSQGCTLASDTQVTGRIVSNDCYNNTNGNQGCIIQMPDNSFGESFARNGGGVYAVEWSSTGNGIRAWFFPRSSIPADLTSANPNPSTWGTPTAAWPESGCDTSKFFGPQTLIINISICGAYAGATSVFESTCPNQGSCLDLVRNPRNYDNAYFEIAYVRIYSEYAFSFNVLDNSSSVWNNSSGTSSTITSTSQSGSATKTQSGANATGTTGSTNGAIYHSAGFIPAALSLIAGAWISA; encoded by the exons ATGTCGAACCCATCGAGACCAATCGTTTTTATGGATATCAACATTGGGGAAACTCCTGCCGGACGGTTAAAGATGGAACTATTTAATGATATTGTACCAAA GACTGCAGAGAATTTTCGGCAATTGTGTACTGGGGAACACCG TATAAACTCTCGTCCTCAGGGCTACAAAGGGGCCACCTTCCATCGGTGGGTTTGTTACGC AGTTCGCGACTTTATGGTACAAG GAGGTGACTTCCTAAACGGCGACGGGACGGGCTCGTTCTCAATATATGGTGATAAATTCCCG GACGAGAACTTCCAGATGAAGCACACTGGACCTGGCTTATTGTCGATG GCCAATTCAGGGCCCAATACTAATGGATGTCAG TTTTTCATCACCGCGGCAGCTTGCGATTTCCTCGACGGGAAACAC GTTGTATTCGGAAAAGTAATTGACGGAATTCTAACACTCCGTAAGATCGAAAACGTAGCTACAGGTCCCAACAATCGACCAAAACTCACAGTTAAAATCACCG GACTTGGGTTCTTGACGGGCCTTGTTGCCTCGCAGTTGGCACTCGTTGCTGCGCAAAACCCAAAATACACGATTGCCCAAGACTTCAGTGGGTCTAAATT CTTCGATGGCTGGTCCTTTACCAACGGCAATGACGCAAAGAACTATGGCAATGTTGC GTACCTCGCAAAGGATGTGGCTATGGCACAGCAGTTGGTTTATCTCAATGCAGCTGGTAATGCTATTATTAAG GTGGATAATACCACAGTAGGAAGCCCTCAGGATCCGGCATACGGACGTGCGTCGGTCAAGATGAACACCACTGAGCCCTTCACCAAGGGAAGCCTTGTCGTTATGGACGCTCTTCACTTTCCGTATGGT TGCTCTGTCTGGCCAGCTTATTGGAGCCAGGGTAGCCCCGAGAACGAATGGCCGCGCTTCG GTGAAATTGATATCGTCGAGAATGTTAACCTGGCCCCTGTCAATCAAATGTCTCTTCACACTAGCCAAGGATGCACCCTGGCCTCAGACACGCAAGTCACTGGAAGGATTGTCTCCAACGACTGCTACAATAACACCAATGGGAACCAAGGTTGTATCATTCAAATGCCGGATAATTCCTTTGGGGAAAGTTTTGCTAG AAATGGAGGAGGCGTCTATGCTGTTGAGTGGTCATCCACTGGCAATGGAATTCGCGCCTGGTTTTTCCCCAGGAGTTCGATTCCTGCCGATTTAACCAGtgccaaccccaacccaAGCACTTGGGGTACCCCAACCGCGGCCTGGCCCGAGAGTGGATGCGATACGAGCAAGTTCTTTGGTCCTCAGACCTTGATCATT AACATTTCGATTTGTGGCGCATACGCCGGTGCGACCAGTGTTTTCGAGTCTACCTGTCCCAATCAAGGTTCCTGTCTCGACCTGGTTCGCAACCCTCGCAACTATGATAACGCCTACTTTGAGATCGCTTATGTCCGTATTTATTCTGAGTACGCCTTTAGTTTCAATGTCTTGGACAATAGCTCATCGGTTTGGAACAATTCTAGCGGCACATCTAGCACTATTACCTCCACTAGTCAGTCTGGCTCTGCCACCAAGACCCAGTCCGGAGCCAATGCTACAGGGACTACCGGATCCACCAACGGTGCGATCTATCATTCTGCAGGATTCATCCCAGCCGCGCTTTCTCTTATTGCTGGTGCATGGATTTCTGCTTAG